The Budorcas taxicolor isolate Tak-1 chromosome 8, Takin1.1, whole genome shotgun sequence genome includes the window CCAGCCACGAAGGTGGCATCACAGCCATTGagaaggctggggctggggggtgaGTCCAGAGTCCTCCAGCCTGATCTCTCTgtgccccttcctcctccagttCCGGAACCCCAAGGTGTCTCTGCGAGTGCGTCTCTGCGACCTCTTAGGCCACTTGCAGCGGAGCGGTGAGCGGGATTGCCAGGAGTTCTACCGGGCCCTGTACATCCACGCCCAGCCCCTGCACAGCTGCTTGCCTAGCCGGCACGTCCTGCGTAAGTGCGTGCCCCGGCCCCCTGGCCTTGGCATCTCCTTGTTCAGCCCTTCGCCAGAGACAACCCTCTGGTTGTGTCTTGTGTGTCCCTCAGAGAGCGGAGAGAGTATTTCAGACAACACAGATATCTGTCTCCAAggctccctgtctctgtctctccctgtcactgtgtgtgtctgtctactTCTCTCTGTTTCCCTTTTTCTTGCGCTTTTTATTTCTTACACGAAAGTATCTTGTGCGTGTGGTCCTGCCCTTTCCTCTATAATCTAATGAACCTGGGAATCCTTACCCTTCTGATCAGAACTAGCACCCAGCTGTAGGCCATACCAGCCTTGAGTGAACTGCCTCCCACGACAGAGGTGGTATCTACTTTCACCCAGGTAGATCCTCACGGTGTGGATGTTTCTGCACAACAGTCTCTGGCACAGATGGCTGGTCCAGGACAGTGTGTTTGGGTTTAGAAGTGCCAGCCCGTGGCCCAGGAGGCTTGAGAGGGATCCTCTGAGCTGCCAGGATGGGTACAGGGAAGGCACAGGTAGGGATGGCAGCTCAGTCTTGAGGCCTCTGCACCCAGGTCCCCAGGGGGAGTGGCTACTGTCCCTCAGTCCTCACATGAAAGGCTGGAGGCCATGAGGGAAGAGGTGGCTCACCTCAGGCCACTCAGCTGGACCGGGGCCCCCAAGGACGGGCTGGCAGGCCTGGGCCCTGAGCTGCAGCATGGAATGGTCCTGTCACCCCAGCTGTCAGGACCACACAGCCCTGCCTGGAGTCAGGGACCTTCCAGGGTGCCCTCGGGGTTATCAAGGAGCTGGTTGACTGGGGAGCCCCAGAGGGGTCTGGGGAAAGAGAAAGGGCGCCCTGCCCTCACTCAGCACCATCAGACTTGGGACAGAAAGGTGTCTGCACTGTTGGGTGCCTTGTGGTTGCCAGGGAACAATGAAATCCCCATCCCATGGTCCTCAAGTTCCCATGAAGTGGACAAAAGGAGAAGACCCCGGACTGTGCAGGGGTCCTTGCCTGGTGCTGACTGCTCCCCTCCCTGCACTGCCCCAGACACAGCCTGGAGGGCTCAGCACCCACACAACACAAGGGGCCTGGGTGGTCTGCGGGGAGGGGCCTTGGCAGCCCCCTTGGTTTCTCGATGGCAGGCGACCACCTTACTCTCCAGCTCCCCTGTGACTAACCACGCCCTGTGATTTTGTTTCCAGAGAACTCAGATTGCACAGAGCTAGACTCGGGCACCGCAAGCTGTGAGCTCAGTGACAGGGGTAACCGCCTCCCACATCCCTTTTCTCTGTCCCCTGACCCAGGGCTCCACCTCTGTCTCGGGGGCTTCTCATTCCAAGTTGGGTTCCAGTCCTGGCTGTCCACTGGACAGACCCACTTAGGGTGCTCGCTAGGGGTATCCCTGCCTGGCTGACCCTAGCACAGGGTGTGAGCCTGTCCTCAAGGCCTCCGGACCCCTCCCCGCCCTTCAGGGCTCGGGGAGCTGCTCACGCGCATTTCTCCCCAGGACCTGTGGCCTTCCTGACCTGCCTCGGCCTGGCCGCAGGCCTGGCGCTTCTCATCTACTGCTGCCCTCCAGGTGGGTGCTGCCGGGCCAGGCCTCGGCCAGTCCTCCCCACGCCCTGGGACTGAGCCCTGCCAGATGGACGGGGGCCTGCACCTGAGGCCCCCTTTGTGGCCCAGCGCGGCATGCCTGCCGTCGCTTCCCTGCCATGCTGACCGTGCCCAGGTCCTGGGTGGGAGCAGCTCATGGGGACCCACATCACTCAGGTGTGGGCTGTGATGCTGCGAGGATGAGAGAAGGTGCCTTCTTGAGTTCTGAGACCCCCTTGTCTTCCAGACCCCAAGGTGCTTCCAGGGGCCCGGCGTGTCCTGGGCTTCTCCCCGGTCATCATTGACAGGCACGCCAGCCGCTTCCTGCTGGCCTTTCTCACAGATGACCTGGGGGGCCTCTGACCGACCCCAGCCCTGCCCGTCTGCGTGTTTGCTCTCCAGGGGCTTTCTTCTTTCCTAAGTGTTTATTTCTTGCTATTTATAATTTGTGTAATAAGCACTTTGCTTTCATTGTACCGAGGTGTTCAACAATATTAAATGTTTGAGTCTCATCCCTTCTCTCAGGAGTGTTTTCTAGATGATTCAAATTCAAGACATGACAGCGTCTCTAGCTAAGGTTGATCCTGTGGGTTCTTCACTTCCTGAGTCCAACCCAAGACCCAGGTCCTGCTCAGGCTGCCTTCCCAGACTCCTCTGGGCCTGGGTGTCACCCCTGCATGTGGACTACCCACCTCAAATGTCCCCGGCTGTCCCCCAGTGCCCACTTCCAGATGGAACCCTGGCGTGTGTCCTGTCCCTTCCTTCTGGGGCCTCCTTCCACTGCTTCTCTCCAGAACTCCCTACCTTGAGCCCTTCTTGCCATCCCCACCCTGGAGCACTGTTGGTCCCGATACCTGCCCCTGCCCATCTGCTCTCTGTCCCAGTCCTCAGCCGCGGGCCCGGaggatggacaggcaggcccTCTGGACTCCTCTGTTACCCTCCCTCGGCTCACAGGGCCGCCAGGGCCAAAGGCGGAGCACCGAGCCCTCTTGGATGTGTACACTCGCCCTTCTGTGTTCTCAGGGACGTTTCCATGACAACATCCGGAGCCTGAGGCCAGGAGGTGAGACAGATGGGTACAAGCTCCCTGGCTGAGGGGCCAGGTCTTGCCCCCAAGGCAgttacagggcttggctcagaaCAAGGGGCTTGCGTGTGGCCAGACCCCAGGCCGTTGGTGGAGGGCCACGGAGGGCACCAGCCAAATGCCTTGTGATGCTCGATGCTTGCAAGTGTTGCCTTGACTCCTCCCAGCAGCCCCAGAAGGGGGGGCTGCTGCCCTTGCTCtgctgatgaagaagctgagactGAAAGGAGAGGTCACTGAGCCAAGAAAGGACAGCCCGGCACATGGGGGGCTCGACCACCAATTCGTTCCCTTCCTATGACATGTCCCAGGGAGATACCCCCCATCAGCCCTCTTGTCTCTGTCTAGTCACCAGAGCCAACACCCAGTTCCTGGGCCCTGTGCGGCTCCTCAGACCCCACTATCCGGGAGATGGATCCCCTCCCTTCCTGGGGAAGCAATGACCTTGGCTTTGGGGGTCAGGGACACATGTATGGTCAGAGCctagaaatgaacacaaaatcTTATCCCTGATCCCAGGTAGAGGGGAGGTTAAGATAGAAAGAGTCCACAGAACCCTCTAGGACTTTTAGAGATGAAAAGTGTAATTGTGCCATTTGAAGTCTTGGGCTCTGGCTCCTCACGCCCTCCCCTAACGGCCTGGGGGAGCCCTTGTTGGCCCCACACAGCCCTTTGTTCTCAGAGCCGAGCCCTGTAATTGCCTTGGGGAGATGGGCCTGTCTCCTCAGCCAGGGAGTTTGTACCCATCTGTCTCACCTCCTGGCCTCAGGCTTAGGATCTTGTCATAGGAAAGTCCCTGTGGACACAGAAGGGTGAGTGTACGCATCCAAGAGGGCTTGGTGCTCTACCTTTGGCCCTGGGGGCCCCATGAGCCGAGTCCCCACTGCTGGCCCATGGGTGCCCACTGCCCTCCAGGCTATGGCTGCATGGCCCCTGTCCTCTGTAGAGCCCTGTCACCACCCTCATTACCAGTGAGGGAGCCGAACTCAGCGCCCAGGACCACACAGCACCCGAGAGTGCCCTCcccacgtgtgcacacacacacacatgcacacagatgtGAGAAGTGTGCACAGTGCTCAgattcacatgtgtgtgtgcacaaggcATGGGCTGCTGGGGCCTGGGCCGGGCCCTGATGGATCCCTCTCCCCGTTGCCtccctctgtcatctctttcccCTCCAGCCTCTTTCTGGGGAAACAGAAGTATGCCAACCCGAGAATCGTCATGTGCTTGCATTTTCCATAGGGGGTTTCCAGAGGCACCGCAGGCTGACACTAGAAATGATGCTGCCATTGGGCCGGCCCTCGGGGGTTCCACTCCCGTGTCTCTCAGTCTCTTGAAGCATGTGGGAGGGAAACAAGATGGGAAGCAGAGGGATTAGCTGCACGATGTGGTCTCTGGCCCTCATTCAGTCAGCCTGCGGGTTCATTCACTCGTTTGCATGCCCAGTCATTAAAGTGAGGGCCAGGGCATGGGAGAGCCAGGCAGAGGAGCCCTGCCGCCCGCCCTGAAGCCCAGGATAGCACGGCTTACCACTAGCTCTGCCATCCCTGCCCTGCCGGTCCTGGGGGGCTGTCTCCAGACTCTGAGCCTTGGTTGACCCATCTATTCAGAGACAAGACCCCTCCTTGAGCATGGATATCCTGAGCTAGATAGCACTGCTCCGAGTGCCGTTTTCTGGAAACGGCTCCCTGAATTTACCACTAAAGCTGTGCTAACGGTGCAGTCAGTGCATGTTCCTCTGGAACAGACCCTCATTGGGGGAAGTGAGCACCCTGAGCCATGTGAGCTGAACAGAACCCTCAAGGCTGGGCCCATGGGAAGGTTCCTCACTCAGGGTCTAGGGGGAGCGATGCTGTGAACATAtccactcccctccctccccagagccGTAAACAGGCACTGCACTCTAGGTCTCTCGCCCCGTGTAAACTGCTCTTACTGCTAGCAGAGAGTGGCCGCTGTACTGGCTAGCCATACAGACCAAGGAACTAGTTTCTGGATTCTGAGCTCAGAGGTAGGTCGGCAGAACCCTGAGGCCAGCCCAGCACATCCTGTCCAGTCTGCAGCCCTTCCACCCGCTAATCAGGTAAGATCCCGATTCCCAGGGGAAGTTGCTTCCTGGGCAGATGCCAAGGCATTACTGATGTTTGTCCTTCTCTCTGACAGACGTGCTTGGGTGGAAGTGACATACGGCCAGTGGGAGTGACAGAACTGGGTAAAGGGCACCGCCGGGTAAAGGCACCAGATGCCTGGCTGCAGgtgacagagacatctgggtAAACGAGGTCGCTGTGTGTAGGGTGTAGGCAAAGCAGACGCCAAGCCAGTGCCTTGACCTCAGTCTTCCAGTCTCCTGAAATAAATGTGACTTACATACCCCCCGGAATACAGTCCTTTGCTATTAGCAATCCTGAACTATTAAGTAGAAGTGCCTTTGAGGGGACATCCCAGAAACAGGCTCTGGCAGGGAAGGTCCTCGTACTTATCTGTGAGGCCCTGTGGCGGGGTCCATCCTCAGAGTGAGGGGCAGCTAGTGCCGGTCCCGGGTCTCGGGAGCTGGTGAGCCGTGGCAGTCCAG containing:
- the CARD19 gene encoding caspase recruitment domain-containing protein 19 isoform X3; translated protein: MTEQTYCDRLVQDTPFLTSLGRLSEQQFRNPKVSLRVRLCDLLGHLQRSGERDCQEFYRALYIHAQPLHSCLPSRHVLQNSDCTELDSGTASCELSDRGPVAFLTCLGLAAGLALLIYCCPPDPKVLPGARRVLGFSPVIIDRHASRFLLAFLTDDLGGL
- the CARD19 gene encoding caspase recruitment domain-containing protein 19 isoform X1 produces the protein MTEQTYCDRLVQDTPFLTSLGRLSEQQVDRIILQLNRYYPQILSNKDAEKFRNPKVSLRVRLCDLLGHLQRSGERDCQEFYRALYIHAQPLHSCLPSRHVLQNSDCTELDSGTASCELSDRGPVAFLTCLGLAAGLALLIYCCPPDPKVLPGARRVLGFSPVIIDRHASRFLLAFLTDDLGGL
- the CARD19 gene encoding caspase recruitment domain-containing protein 19 isoform X2; the protein is MTEQTYCDRLVQDTPFLTSLGRLSEQQVDRIILQLNRYYPQILSNKDAEKFRNPKVSLRVRLCDLLGHLQRSGERDCQEFYRALYIHAQPLHSCLPSRHVLRPVAFLTCLGLAAGLALLIYCCPPDPKVLPGARRVLGFSPVIIDRHASRFLLAFLTDDLGGL